From the Salminus brasiliensis chromosome 15, fSalBra1.hap2, whole genome shotgun sequence genome, the window TGGTGCGTGGTGAGCCCAATGTCTCCTACATCTGCTCTCGTTACTACCGAGCCCCTGAGCTCATTTTTGGAGCCACAGACTACACCTCCAGCATAGGTAACCCCACATTATCTTCAGGAGACAGTGTGTGGGTACTAAACATATGGTAGTGTGGGTATTTTTTGTCTGTTGACACAGTTTCTATGCGTCTTTACTCCACAGATGTGTGGTCGGCTGGCTGTGTTCTAGCTGAGCTTCTGCTCGGACAGCCCATCTTCCCAGGGGACAGTGGGGTAGACCAGCTAGTCGAAATCATCAAGGTTGGTTTGTCTTTTTATAGGAATGAATCCATTATTAAAACCTGATGTAGCTGATTGGGTTGTAAGGTATTCAAGGCATTTGATCATTGAGCAGGTTCTGAAAATGCATCCCTCTGTAGGTTTTGGGGACCCCTACACGTGAGCAGATCCGTGAGATGAACCCCAACTATACTGAGTTCAAGTTTCCTCAAATTAAAGCCCACCCGTGGACTAAGGTGAGTCAGTCATTGCTGCAGAACACCGCTGCTTAgtgttctttctgtctctcttgcttGAAACCAAACTTGTTTCTGACCATGTTTGGTGTCTTAGCTGTAACTGGAATCCAAAAATCAGAAAAGGATGTTGGTAGATATCACAGCACCCCCTTGTGGCATTGGGGTCATAATACAATTGATGGTTTAGTCTTGTTTGGTGAAGTGTGGAATATTAAATCCCCTGATTTTCACTTgcactttgtgtgtttgtatgtgtgttaggTGTTCAGACCGAAGACCCCTCCCGAGGCGATTGCTCTGTGTTCTCGGTTGCTGGAATACACGCCCACAGCACGCCTTACTCCTCTGGAGGCCTGCGCCCACGCCTTCTTTGATGAGCTACGCGTACCAACCCTCAAACTCCCCAACGGCAGAGAGAGACCCCCACTTTTCAACTTCACCACCCAGGGTACACAAATGCTTGACCCGTTTTgccatttaaaatattttcaaaattaTACTAAATTACATTATCATATTTCTTGGTCTTTAGAAGATCTTGACATTCTGATTATAGGGTTTAGTTTAGTAAGCTGGCCATTTCAGTCTAGTTGACTTAAGTGTATTTGTCCTCCTTTCCTCGGATAGAGTTGATCAGGCAAGACAAACCTGGTAttgtttacttctttttttttttttttttttatgttcctGGATGCAATAAGAGTAGCAAGATATATAAGGGCTCATAGCCTACCTTTCttttcttgtgttttgtttgttcccTGAGATCCATTTAGAACATTTGTTATGGTACAAGTACAAGAGTCacaattcttttcttttttttttcgccCTCACTTTGGTATTAAATATCCaagatgagtgtatgtaaataagctttattctgattggctccatgtattgtgcctcatttaaaaagcagtccagactgaaacacttATTGTCATTTTGGCATGAATGGGCAAGTCTAAACTGCTGTTGACTGAAAGAGTGGACATATAAaatttgctttttattgtgAAGTTACAAATTTAGGAAAATCATACCAGGCTTTTTTTGCAGATTTATTTTCATAAATGGAGTAAGACGGGGACACTATTTTTCTTACAGTGGAAAATATCCACTCAGAGTGCTGTGTAGTCCAGGGCTACACTTGATCTCTATTAGGGAAACTGAtccacagtgttttaaaaacTACACCAAACGTTTAGTATATAATGGCATTCAGTTTTCTGTTAtaagaagtctttttaaagttTGTACTCCACCTTTATGCTATCTGAATCTCAGATCAGCTACATTGGGGGGGAAGGCTATGtaaattgttgttgttgttgtttttattattattattattattattaaaaaaaattattattatttatttatttttgttttttgcagaaCTGTACTTTTCAGGTCTCCTAAAAATGTGGCATTGAATATTTTAGATTTTTCGAGTTGAGTAATAACTAGTGATGTTGGTTTGTCTCGTTAAGAGCTGTCCAGTAACCCTTCGCTGGCGTCCATACTCATCCCTGCACACGCCCGCAACCAGGCCGGAGCCTCTCCTCCTTCAAACGCCTCGTCTACAGCGGGTCAGTGCCACCATCTTCATAGACCCATAGACAGACCTATGCCTAAACATGTCCTAACTGATTGCTGTCTTTTTCCTCTGTTTCATTTTCAGATGCCAGCAGCGGTGAACGCGGCCCAACCACCAATGCTGCCTCTGCCTCTGGCCCGAACCCCTCGACCTGAGCCCCACCCACCTCTCAACAGGCCAACCCCCATGATGCTGCTCATTAACCACGCCTGCTCCCCCAAGTTAGGGGCGTGGctattataaaaaaacaaaaaacaaaaaaagaacaaaagggaaaaaaaaacttcaactCATGATGAGACACGGACAAACCAACCGAACTTTCTCTCCCCTTTACCCTCGCcattagttttatttttattgttgtttttttatttatttatactaaAGGACACAAGGATGTCTTTAAGAGCCTCGCGTCAGTTCTTGACTCGGGGACATGAGGAATTGACTGTGGAGAAGTTTCATTATGATGATATATACATACGCGCGTCTGCTTAAATAGAGATACAGATATGTAGAGCAACAGATATGATGTTTTTGTGTGTCTCCTTCGacttgtaatattttttttgttgtttgttttttttaaagggtgaTTGGTTCacagtagcctttgttgctgCCCGTCTAGTAATTAATAGCAAATGCGGATTTCTTCACCTTAGCCCCCAGCCTTGCGACCCTTGCCCTTTTGGTGCAGGACCCAAGAGAACAAAGTAAGAGTGTTTGCCAACCTGCCTGTGTGTGGTCGATAGTCAGTACAGTTGAAGCGAACCCACCGATCGTTCTCAGCTTGTGGTCGAAGTCTTTTGGTTCCCCTGAGGAGCGTATCCCAGTGTATTCAAGTAAAACGTTGAAAAGGCGTTGAACTAGGATTGTATTCCTTGGGTTGTACGTTGGAATAAGACGGGCAGAGACTGATGTATAAACAACAATcggtgtattttttttttaaatttttgttcagtttttctTCATCATAACAGTTAAGGATATGATTTGGGTTGGGTTTACTGATCCCAGATCAGCTAATAAGGGCTACTTCCACCTGCAAGTGGGCGAGAGCAGATTTCCAAGGCTTTGCGAACTGTATATTCGTTTCCTGTGAAATACCTTGTCTATAACGTTGCCTTTTCACTTCTGTGGGGTTGATGTATGTTGTATGCTCGGCTTCAACGGTATGCtgctttattcttttttttttccccactttttttttgttctttttaaaagTGTGTTTGAAGGAGTATACCTCTGTTTTTAATCTTTCCTCCTCCACATGCTAGTCTTCCCTTCGTTTACTGTGTACAGTCACCCTGAAACGCTTCAGTTTGGCGTGAGTGCGTGTATGTGCGTGCATGAGCACGCATGTTGTATGTCTACTGTATTTAAAACGCGCCGACCCCTCGAGGCATCTGTGAGCAGAGGAAGAAAAAAGtatattaacacacacacacacacacacacacacatatatatatatatatatatatatatatatatatatatatatatatatatatatataatgtgtatatgtatgtaaaacAAGCGATGACAAACAACAAAGACAGAAGTTCAAAAGCGAAGATCAAGGCTGAATCGAATCATCTTGGTCTCGAACTGTACATACATTTCTTTCCCCAGCCATAGAGTTCAAAACGGCAGGCTGAGCCGCAGGCGCGGCCGTGGAGTGTATGTGATGGTTTCGGAGTGCCTTTGCTTCCACTGATTCTTTTATGTCGCCGCTTCTCTGTCCTGCTCTTTGTAGTACTCAGCCTTTCCTGCTGATCTTTGACCTGTTTTACGTCCTCCGTCGTAAGACTCTCAAAGGCCGAAGGTCGTGGGGATGGGGAATAGGGAGGGTGGGgggttatttttgttttaaaatagcATTAAGAGATCATTGTGAATCGGCATTGCTGGGCGGCGTTAACTTAGTGTAGTGTCTTTCTGAAGTCTCTCCGCCCAGACTGCTTCTTGTCACATTCGTAAAAACCactatggagaaaaaaaaaagagagagagagattgtgatCACAATAACAGAAGCTATCCGCACCGTGCAGGCAGCATCTATCTAGAGTTGCCTGTTTGCTGCTGATCTGAGACCACTGATCTTCTGTGCTCTCTTGTTAGCATTAAGCTTAGAGATTTCAGGTGGGTCTTGCTGAGCTGGTCCTGGATCAGGTTCCTGGTGCGAACAGGGCGACTTTCTCTCGGAGCGTAATGGACCTCCCTGGAGTGCTGTTGAAAGGCTGCTGCTCTGCTTCTGTTGTATCCTCTTTAGCTGCTGCTGGCTGTTAGTACACAGCTCTCTCTAGTCTTGGTCTTGCTGCCTGTGccattgttttttgtatttctgggcCTGTATGTACATTTGGTTAAGGTTCTGCAAGCTGTTTAAGGCAGTCAGTGCTGGAACATGATATAAATTGCTGATACCGGTGAAACCCCAAATGACCTCACTTTTGGTCTGTTTCAGGGTTGTCCAGCTCTGGTCCTGGAAGAACATGCTTACTAGTTTTAGGTGTTCAAAGTAGAtcatcacactgtgctggagTAAGACCTTGCAAGACCTGAGCTGGATATTCCTGGACTGTTTTAAAGGCAAAAACCTGCtcctaaaacttttttttttttaaacaccttGATGAATGAAGAGAGTGCACAAGCATTGTTTGTTCTCTTTTGTGGTTGCCTTCACATAGCCGTCATCATCTAATGTTAGCTCAGGTTGACTTAATGGTATAACTTCtaatatttatttaagcaaTCCCGCTTCAGCAGCACAAACGCAGCAccagattttcagattttttgtCTCTATCCCTGTCTCACGTACTACGAGTTGAGAAGTACAGACTGATCCAGAGGCTGCTTTATAACCCCAGAGTTTGCTAGACTACAGTCATTATCCCTTCAATGGTGCTCTTAGGTTATCATCCTCGTTCCCCTCACTGTAGTTTTATCATAATGAGAGACTTTATGGCACAGAGTTCAACACTTTGTTAGCTTTATCCTTCCAGCCAGAAAAGAAAACCTCTCCTTTTAAGGGTATACATGTTTAATCAGTTTTAAAGAGTAGCTATTTTTtcgtttgtttctttgtttattgttgtctgttttttattgttatttttttaagccGCTAACCATTAAGAAAGGGATATGAAATGATGTCATGCACTGCAGTGTTACCTAATCAACTATGGCAATAAGTATTACACAAGTAGATGAttgatattttgttttgttttcttctgttttcaGTGTCTACAAAGCTGTAACATAACGCTTTCAGCAGCACTCAAAGGGAGAGATGTCATGTAGCACTAAGTACATAATTCAAAGAAgagtaatataaataatacatgtaaGCGTATGTAAATGCTTTCCGTCTTTAAAACCTACAGCCATAAATACGTCGCTTCCTAAACGACTACGAAACGCAGATCACGGACAAGTGACATGATCATAACCTGTCAGTCACAGATTTGAATGAAAATGCTTTATAAAAGAAGAACTTCATTGAAACTAAAGGGAAGAAAAATGGGTTGCTGCACATTCGGACATTAACTTGTGTATAGCTGTTGCAGTTATAAGAGACTTTATAACTACAGACAAAAAAACGACTATGACATTGCTATTACTTGAATGcctgttgacttttttttttaatatatatatatatatatatatatatatatatatatatatatatatatatatatatatatatatatatatatagaatttcATCCAAAACAGACCTGTTTGTTTTTCCTCCTGTGATGGTTATGCTAAATGTCTCTCCCTGTAAATACTGTTCTGTTCTCCTGTGTAAAATGGTTCAGAGAAGTAGTTACCCGGTACTGTAATTTGCATTGAATAAAGTGTAGGTTAGCCTGAATACCACTCCCACCGCTCTGTTCGCCCGTCATTACTGAGTacgtttttcatttttgttccaGATGCCTCAGAGGAAGCTTGTATTCTAAAGGAAGTTGAAGAGTCAGTATTTGAATGGAGGCCCAGTGTCATCCCACCAAATATGTTAACCAAATGAGTTTGCTTGAGACCTTGAGGTTAGCATTTGATCGCTGTCCTAGCAGACCCATATACCAGTCCATCTCAAAAACAATTAGAATAGCTAATAGCTCATGACagaaaaatgtaaattatttgaATAATTCAGAAGAACAAGCAGAATAGGATGGACAATACAGAAATGTCCAGTATGTTCATTTATATACCTGGTTGGGGCTCTTTAACCATGAATGTCTGCATCAGTGTGGTGTGACAGGGAGGCAGTCAGCTTGCAGTCAGACATTGCAGAGATGTTACTGAAGCCCAAATTGCTTTGATGGTGGTCTTCATCTAGTCTGTATTGCTGGGTCGGGTGCTGGGTTTTTCATCTCCCGTGTGAAAATGCCTTATAGATTCTCTATGGGCTTCAGGTTCGGAGAGTTGGCCGCCAATCAAGCACAGTAATGTCATTCTCAGCAAGCTTGGTAGTAGTTTTGGCACAGTGAGCAGGTAGAGAAACAAAATTGGCATCAGCAAATAACTTTGAACTTTGTTTTATGGAAATTTCTTACTGGACTGGACTTAAGATGCGTTGGATTCTGTGCCTCTCCACACTGCCTTCAGACTTTAGGACATTAAATTCCAAATGAAATGCAAACTACTTGAAATGCAATACTAATTGTATTTGCTACCAAATCTCCAGAAAAAGAGACACCCATGTTTTGCTTCCGCAAGAGATTTCTGCTCTCAGATAATGTTTACAAAGGTCTCAGACCTCAGGTAGCTTGTTGGGCCGTAGCTCCCCTCCAAAAATGAAAGCAACCGGGCGCTATATGAAGCTTTTCAGGTAGCTGTTCAAATGTAACAGGAATGGAAGAAGTAGAAATTCAAGAAAACTTGGAGACCAAACTGCTGTGAATGCAGAAGACCTTCATGAATTAAACTGTGATTTACTGTTCTTCTGTTATGCTTTCCCTAAActtccctttaaaaaaaaacccacacaacaTTGTTATTTGCAATCTGTTTTCATGTAGCTGaatctctagagtttactccaTGTGGGGCAATAGGGAAAATCCAGTAAGTGGCAGTGCTGCGGGCAGAAACGCCTTGTTGATGAAACAGGGCAGGGGCCAGATTGGtctgagctgacagaaaggctacagtaactctgaTACCCACTCTGTGCAGTTGTGGGCCACAACAACAGccagtcaagaacagaaagctgaggctgcagtgggtacAGACTCTCCAAAACTGGACAATTAAAGACTGggaaaatgtagcctggtctaaAGAATCTCCTTTTTTGCTGAGACACAAAGATGGTTTGAAGCCAACAGCAAGAATCCATGCACTCAACATGTCTTGTGCCAAGAGTCCAGGTTGGTGGAGGTTGCTTAATGGTCtggagaactttttttttttttttggtgctttgttttttttttttttttttttaaataattgttggGACACTTTGGGCACTGTTAATTTTCAGTGatcacttgaatgccacagcctatttaaGTATGATTGCTTACCattgccaggcatgggctagaggggtgtgaCGATCCTGCTGAAATGATCCATACAGTGCTTCTGGGATAAGGTGGGGCGATGATCATCGGACAACCTGACCTTCCCAGTAGAAGGCCTGcttagacagtagagacagtagagttactccaacaaaagcagcatgaactcttttaatacttttgattcACTGGAAACAAAACCCACAAAACAACAagccagtgtcccaatacttttgtttatattatttattcatgtatgtgtgtggggggggggacttCACACAACCAACATTCCACTAGGGGGAGGCATTCAACCTGAATAGGTAAATAGTGTAATTACTCATTATCACAGCAATGGCCAGACCTTCACTCACAAGATGCCACGGTGTAGCTGTGACTGGGAGCTATAGTGAACCTCATCTAAACCAAAATTGAATGCCTTTGTTGGAAAGGTTATGTTTGGGATTTACAGAAGTTCTTAGAGATGACTAATTTGATAATTAAGAAGTTATGAGTTCAGTCTGTCATGTAAAGACTTAATGTATCTTATTGAGTGCAGTTAGTAATGCATGTTAGCTGTTTAAAAGGCCATATTAGATAGTCAGGCAGCTTAGTGCACTCTTCAAAATGAGGTGCTGAATGTGATGCCATCACAAAACCACTTGGGGTTAAATACAAAGCCCTTCATTTGATGGATTTCAACTGAGGTACTTTAAGGAACCAATAAACTGGAAGAGTTTTATTTGtgtctgtttgtttgattttaagaagcaaaagtggttcttataTGGCAACACTCCAAACAACCCTTTTCAGGACCtttcttttttaagagtgtgctaATTGTATGTCTTTATGGACCAGACCTCACTTAGCTTAGTGCTTAATTCTGCACACGTTTAAATACCAGTACAGGCTTTTCAGCCAATGTGCCCTGAAAACTAACGCATGGCATTAATAAGGTATTACGTATTAAGTATAAACTTAATAAAAATCCTACTGCAGCGATGATTTCGTTTAGACACAATAAGACCCAGAGCAATCCAAAGATTTAATGATTctttaagttttttttaaataattgtttttgaTGATGGAGGAACTGATAATATGTTAATAAACAGTTTTatgtgacaccaagatttttttaaatattgtttccaggtttaaaaaactcaaaaacttaaaaaaaaatcacaagaaAAAGTGTGGGAACCcctgtatttatttagtatttatttttattttttttttaagttttatgtTGATTTCGACCAAATGTGCTCAGGAAGCGCGTAACACTGTATGTATACAAAGAGCGAGAGATAGagaatttttaacattttaaaatattagtttaggctaaatgcattaattcgtcaataataaaataataatagtaataatattaataataatggaaGTGCTAGCAATCTTCTAAACgttgaattttatttttaattgatttCGTTTAGTGAACTGATCTGTCGGCTGGTAACCAGTCAACAGAAAAAGGCCACTGGGCgaagctaacaggctaacctGAGGGGATGTCGCCTCTTCTCTGCCCTGACTGAGGTGAGTACGCCGACGCCTTACACATTAAACACAACACGGGTCTGTAAACTGTAATTACACCGAAAAAACGGAGTGGAAAACACTATGTAGTAATTGTACTTTTGTGCTTTACTCGAGCACTAAAATGAACCATGGAAGTTCAGAGAAAACAGCACGTTTTCACGCTTGTTTAGCTAGAGATAGATGTCTTCAGAAGACCTTCACAAATTTCATGCTCTTTTTACTTCTCTCCTGTAAGTTTATCTCCTGTGTTTTTTCATTTCAACTTTCCTCCCAGTCTTTCTACTGAACCCCCGTTTTACTCGGTGTTTCTAAGAGAGATTGTGTAAAGTGTGATTAGCTCTCTCTTATAGACTCCTAATGGGTCCACATACAAGATTTTGAGAGCTGGACTTTACCCTCAGTAGCCCTCAGTTAGCTACATAGACCCATTCCACCCCTGAGCAAGACGCCCATCCTGAGATCTTCCGGAGATACATGCCCAGATATTAGCTACATCATTGATTTGTAGTATCACATAAAGtgtattaattatgaattattatcaaCTTTTCTGTGCGTATGATCGGCCGGGGAGATGCAGTGAGGTTCTCACTGTTGTGTTTAGATAGCTCCCTTATTACAGTCTGATCTCGTTTTCCGCTCAATAAAGCTCAGCACTACTGCGGGGAAAAGCGAGCGGACTGTTCACCAGTCTGACCGACCAGGAAGATTTAATGAACTGAAACGAATGGCAGAAAGAGAAGCAGTTTAtcagttttttaattttaattttttaacttaagattatatatgtatacaatcTTGAGTGCAGATGGTTGGTAGCTATGTGTTACATGTAATTTTGATTTTGATCATGTTAACTTACTACATTTTAGTTGGCCATATGGTACGTGATGTTGATTTTTTACTAATTGTAAATACGCTACAAATCCTGTACAGAGACACGTCTGCGTCTTTATGAAACTTAATtattgtttatctgtttattataatttaatctTCTATGATATATACATTAATGTGGCGCTTGTGGAACTAATAGCACATTAAATACGTTGCGTTTTACTTTAATATAGAATATCAGAAAGTCAGAAAATGAATAGGAATTGAGTCTAAAATTGAGCTTTGAGGATTTATTCGCTTCTTTTCTGATAGAAACCCAACAAAATACTAGTGTATATATTTCAGTACATATTTCAAACCATGAGCTGAATCTCCCTGGACTAAATATTTGCTATCTTCTGCACTGAAAAGTGAAGAGGTGAGCAACAGCCAAGCAGTCCAGGAGCTTAGCCCACAGGACAGTGTGAATTTGACCCTGTTAGGTACTAATGAGTGCAACACATTAAGCCTAATTAGTGCAACACAAGTGGTCCATAAAAGAAGATGAAGGAGAGCGAGTTCAAGGTTAAAAAGAATAATCTTTATTGACTAATAAATATTTGGTCTCTCAAAGGCACTTTTTAAGATAAGGCCAGTAAGTACTCCTCGTCACATGACGGACAACCCCAGAGTTTCTATACATCCCAATATTCTTGAATTCATCCAGCTCGAGCTGCTCCACAtgagcatgaacacacacaaacacacacacacacacacacactctctctctcgctcacacacacacatacacacagtaggCTGCATTCATTCCACCATTTGTGCGACATTCTTATATATTTACACAGCAAAATCCCGCAGTGTTGATTTCACTTCATCTAAAAGGTAAGGTAGCGTGATTGTGGGCCCTCGTTGATTCTGGTGGGCGTCGTTGATTCTGGTCCTGGAGTGTCTAGATCCAGCACAGTTCGCTGACTAGACTTAGTAATCAAGTGTTCCTGAGCAGGGAAGCCACTGTTCTAACCCACCAGGACCAGAGTTGACGACCCCTGCTGTGTAACTGTGAGATCTTATTTGTGATAGCTGTGATGGCGTAGGACATACA encodes:
- the gsk3bb gene encoding glycogen synthase kinase 3 beta, genome duplicate b is translated as MSGRPRTTSFAESKPVPQPLAFGNVKVSRDKDGSKVTTVGATPGQGPDRPQEVSYTDTKVIGNGSFGVVYQAKLCDTGELVAIKKVLQDKRFKNRELQIMRKLDHCNIVRLRYFFYSSGDKKDEVYLNLVLDYVPETVYRVSRHYSRAKQILPMLYVKLYMYQLFRSLAYIHSFGICHRDIKPQNLLLDPETAVLKLCDFGSAKQLVRGEPNVSYICSRYYRAPELIFGATDYTSSIDVWSAGCVLAELLLGQPIFPGDSGVDQLVEIIKVLGTPTREQIREMNPNYTEFKFPQIKAHPWTKVFRPKTPPEAIALCSRLLEYTPTARLTPLEACAHAFFDELRVPTLKLPNGRERPPLFNFTTQELSSNPSLASILIPAHARNQAGASPPSNASSTADASSGERGPTTNAASASGPNPST